The sequence below is a genomic window from Setaria italica strain Yugu1 chromosome IV, Setaria_italica_v2.0, whole genome shotgun sequence.
CATGACACGGGTTGTCTCGACGATATCCGTGGGGCCGGCGCCATGAACCGTGAAGTGAGTTTTGCTAGGAAGGGTGGTGAAATCGCCAGTGTTTCCACGGTGGAGGGAGAGCGGTGTGCAAACAAGTGTCACTGAGCGATGCTGCTCATGGCAGAAGGGAGGACGTTCTGTGTGCAGCGCATTGGGGTGTGCCGTGATACAGAAGCCCAAGCTTAGTAGCCCATGGACTGAAAGAGAATTCGCAAGGAACCTCCACAACAACCCAACACATTCGCTGCGCGGAAACGTGGGAATAAAGGATCAGCAGATCGGGCAAAACGAGAAGTAAAATGTGCTAGCGTACGTAGTTACATTACATACACGCTCACAGAAATAAGAATCTAGGATGAACTAGGTTCAATAAGCGCACGACATACTGCAAGGCACCCAAAATTTCCAGGCATATCAGTCAAAGACACGAGATGTGCAGAACATAGCAAATTGTTTTGTTGAGCACTAAACCAGATTTTTATCCAACACGCACCTAAACGATAATTTTGTGCCTAATAAGGTAGTAAGTAATTAGATGTATGATAAAgttatcatatcggatgtttggatgctaattagaagtattaaacgtatgctaattacaaaactaattgcacagatggagtataattcgcgagacgaatctattaagcctaattagtccatgatttgacaccACAAATTAGCgtaggattctgcaattagttttataattaagctcatatttaatcctcctaattagcattcgaacatccatccaaacacccccaaagtaTATTCAACCAGGGGAATTCTATACCTCTTAGATGAACGATACTCACCAATTTCACAAGTAATACAAATTCACCAATTTCAGTACGGCAATAGAATAAGCCCGCACCAATGTGACAAAGCTGAATGAAGAACTTTAAACACGAGTGCATCGAACAGGGAAAgctggccttgtttagttggtcaaattggaagatgcaaaattactgtaccagcactgtagcacactgtagcatttcgtttgtatttgtgaattattatccaaatattgactaattaggctcaaaagattcgtctcgcaaagtacaacaaaactgtgcaattagtttttaatttcgtctacatttagtactccatacatgtaccgcaagtttgatgtgatggagaatcttctttttgcatagtgtcaaagttggaagttgggaggtaACTAGACATGGCCCTAGAGCAGGATTTGTGACAAGTAAATCCACGGTACCTATTTTAAAGCGAGCACGTTAGCTGATTAGCACCAACCAAGTGCAAAGCTATATCCGGTGCATGCCACAACTAGGTTCACTGTAGCAACATACAAGACTGAAAAATAAACTATGGTGCTTAATTTCAACCCACAGATTCATGCCACCAGAAATTCAGTGAAACCCTGTTATTCATGATGCTGTTGACTGAAAAATGCAACGCATTGAGTACATCGAAGAGCACCAAGTTATGACAAGGGTCACAGAAAGGCACATGTTGTGACAAGGACACCTATAACAGCCACCTTCATGCATTTCGCAAATCATAATGGTTAACTGCCAGAGATAAATTTAAAGTCTAGAACTAGAGTTTTTTAAGTCATTAAATAGCATACTTGGCCACATAACACAACCAGGTTAAGGACTATATGCACACTGAGATCACTTCAACCTTTGATCAGAAAATGTTTGCAAAGCTACATGAGAAAATGGCCACTTGAGGGGAATAATAGAACTCAAGCAGACTCACTTTCAACTCTTAAGAGCTAGACCTCAGATTCCAATAAGTTTGATCAAATAGCAGACTCAAATTTCCAATAGCTGACACAAGGGGCAGAAAGATGTTCATACCAGAACCATTTCCACGGTAATATAATTCAGCATGCAATGCTGCAGTCGTACAGACCCCATTCAGGACTCATGCAAATAATATggtgatcaaatttaaaatgccAGAAGAGAAAGCTGGGGGTTTATGCCATTTATGATACAGCTGAATTAAGGATGGGCACAAGCAACAACCTAGACAAGAATACGGGAGTCAAGCGACATCACACCGTAATTTCACAAGCCCTACATTTCCAATTACTTTTCACATTGATTGACCCGGACATGCGGGATCTACACTCTAGAACAAGACTTCACTTGGACAATAGTTTCAACAGAATAATAGGCTTGATTTCACGATTACTGGGATTAGTACAGAAGTACTGAACACTGTGGAAACTGCAACATTTCGTACTTGATCAGTATGCTTCGAATACGCCTAAAACAAATGGTCGTTTCCCTAATCAAAGAGAGGAATTATAGACGTAATGACATGTAGAACTAATGCCTGATAGCCTTAAACTGATTATTCCACGCAAAACCATAAAGTGACACATATTTGCAGCACATCCACATACCAAAACACGCAGCCATAAGCATGATAAAGTCATGGGCTCATATCACCATATCTCAAAATCTTAACGAGGTGCACATACCATCTCAAGTTTCCATCTCATCACACGAACAACGAAACTGAAACTACAAAAGGTTcttcctttgcttgcacaatgAAACTACTACCAACAAGAGCATAAGCATACTGCGAACGGAAAGGAGGAACCGGGGCAGGGCGGGCCGGGGGCCGCGCGGCGCCTACTTCTCGGAGGAGTTGGGCCCGCGCTTCTTGCCGAAGCCGACGACGGCGGTGACGAAACGGCGGTTGTACTGCATCCTCTTgtgcgcgcggccgcggggcttcttcttcttatcCTGCTTCGCCACCTTGGGCGTCTGGCCGCGGACCTTCCCGGCACGGGCCAACGATCCGTGCACCTTACCTGCGCGCAGCGACACGAAAACCCCGATTAGCGCATCAGTAGGCGATGAAGTAGCAACCAGAGAAGAGAGATGAAAGGAGGCGAAGGTGGTTACCCATGGCTgagaagcggcggcgcggcggcggcgacggaggcgcgGGCGCGGATGCTGggagatgcggcggcggcggcggcggctgttgGGAGGGAAGAGGAAACCCTAGATGAGGGGGCAGCACTTTATAGGCGTGAGGATTTTTGCGTGCGGGCGAGAGGGGATGTGAGATGGGCCGCGAGGAGATGTTTAGGCCTTTTTCACTCCGGGCCTTAGATCACGTCTCCAGTACTCGGGCCTTAGATGTGTGGGCCGGAAGGATATAATGGGCCTACAAATTTATCTTACTAGGCCGAATTGTTGTGTGCTGTATTATTTAGTCGTATTGGCCCAATGCTTTCGGCCTACTTAACTCAAGTGTAGTAGCAGAAGCCAGCCAGTCTGCTCTCAAGTCTCAAGTgtcctaaaaaaaaaaaggctctgACCAGCCGGGCTCTGTAGTCAAAGTGTTGGTTTCtgaacatgcaaaaatttaCCAGAGTTATGCGGTTGTGTTACGCGTCTGAACACGCAAAAATCAAGTGTAACCACATTGAATAATCGGCGATCGTGAACTGAAATGCGCAATTGTTTGCTCCTGACTGCAGAGTGTTGGTTTCCCTCGTGAGATCTGGCATTCTGACGAAGGTTGACAACCCGGCTTCAGAACTGTTGCTTACGAAGCATGAACATTTATaatctgttcgcttcagcttatcagccggcttatcagccatcaaacaatatttttctcttacaacaaatcagccatttcagtttttcagccggcttataagtccagccgagcAAACCATTAGCTGTCAGGAATATAGCAAATCGTAATCCTACGAACTCTTAGATATACTGAAGTGAAAAGAAGGGATCGGGCTAATCGATTGCCCGAATGCCAGGTGCAGAGCTTGCTTTGGCTTGCTGCTGCTAACATCCCGCTTGGATGGATGGATATAAACTATGTTCTGCCTGTAGATGGTGTCATGCCTTGAGCATCCGGCGCCTCGTGCAGCGCGACCTTCGTCTGGCCcggtgccgcgccgccgcgtgcatccgccgggccgccgccgccatgaaagggagggagagaggtcACTTGCAACTCCAGGCACGGAGCCTGGGACCTTGTCCACCTTGCCAGGCCACCAAACGAGACGTGTCCACTCGGATCTAGGAGCGCATAGTGCCGATGCTGcggaggccggccggcggccggcgagatCATCGAGAGCGGGGAGACGGAGCCGCCCATACGAAGGAGGAGGAATTATTTGTAATTTACAGGGGTGTTTATGAAAATAATTGAATCGCGATTATCCGGGGGTTTAATGAAAAATATTGGATCGGCGATTAATAGTTGCGATCCAAATTAGGAGGTAAATGTAAAATAAGTATATATGGGCTGGCGCCACGGCGACCGCCGCCACCCGCTTCGCCATACGCCCAGcgtcccgccgcgccgccaccataCGTCAACCAAAAGAcccccccgccgcggcggcgccggcaccaTCCGCCCTTGCCGCGACGCCAACCTGCTGCTCCTCGTTCCTCTGctgcacctccaatcctccatggTCCGCCGCTATCCCCTATTTCCAGCAAGTGTCTGACTGATCTGCAATTCTGCATTTTCATGCTCTTTTCTGTTTGAGATGAAGTGATATCCCGTTGAGATGAGCATGTGGAAATCAACAAAAACTGCCCGCACAGCCGCACAGGGCTTTAAGCATTCAGATTCAGAGTGGGTCAGATAGCACAGTTACTCACAGTCTCCATCTGCGAAGGAAGAACATTAACCTTACAGTTCCTGTGCACCGATCGATCCATTCTCCCCTTCTCGTCAACGCAAACATGAATCACCTGGCACTGGCAAGCTGTCAGGATTCAGGAACCCTTCGCCATTCCGCAGAAGTCAGGGCATCAGCTGGTTCGCCAAGATGGGTTCCTCATTCAGATGCCATGTCTATGCTCACTGCACATAGTCTCATCTGACGCCGACAGACAGAAACAACTGGTGAATTTGGTTGGGGCGCACAAAACAGCTTATCCCGGGAAGACATGGTAAGCAGATGTCACCTGACAAGtgacaacatcccaaccctccATCTCCTCTCCAATTCATGTCCCAACGATCCCTATCCCACCCCCACTGATCCAACATGGCCCCCAAAGGCCAAAGTCCAAAGATATTATgcctcttctcttttcctttcttttgcttttcttgAGGCTGCAGGATGGGATCGAACTATGCTCGCTCCACTTGCCTCGGAATCCAGCATCGCGTGCGGCGGAGATGCGCTCTCCTCTGTCCCCGTGCTACCATTCTGATGCGCGCCCATTTCGCGATTGATGCCGAGCACATGCCTGATGCTTCTCCTGTGTCGCACGCCCGTCGCGAATCTCGCTGCAACGCTGTTCCTTGCATGATTATTTTGCCATGTCGGCCGTTTCAGTCTCAGAAGATGCTGCAGCAGTGAGCTAATCAGCCAACAAATCTGGGGCATTAGTTACTCGCACTCACTCCATCCATAGAAAGATTGGAGTTCAGTAACTGTCACAGACGCCATTCTAGTGAATTTAAACTAAGCAGTAGCGTGGGAAACCCAGCAATTTCTACCATATCACCGATCCATTTGTCAACCATGTAGGCACGGGCTAGTTGCAAAACAATGGAGCATTATGCCTCCACTTGCATTATCCACGGTGTGCATTAGGACAAATGACGCCACATGGACACCAAAGCGGCAATCAGCGGCTTCCATTGGTGTCATGAGCTTGTCATCTTCAGACATGGACGGTTTGTACTTATTGTATTATCTGCGTGTAATCGCATGACCCGGATCCAAAGAATGGGATTCTTAAACTGTGCAGAGATCTGaagaagaagtaaaacaatTTTCAGTGCCGTTACAAAACGCCATCTTCATTGACCTGGCGCAGTTTAACGGGTCTGGGATCAGAACGAGACAAGGCTGTGGTTACTGAAAATTGTAGTGTCGGTTTCTTTTGCTTGGTTTACTTTATCTGAAACTGGAAGGATAGCGTATGGAGCTTACAAGTTGCAGGCACCAGAAAACTGCTGCATAATACTCAGAGCAACAGCAATGCCAACCGTGCAACTAGACAGGcagtaaaaaaaatcaactagGTGTTTTCCACAAAAAAAACAGGTCTTTTTCTTCGAATGCTCAATGAGCAAAGATTAATTTCAGAGGAAACCAAAGGAAAATTTCGATCCACAGGAATTTGTTTACTGTCATTTGATTGAAAGTTACTGCTTGGAAAATTCAGGATTTCTCTGACCACGTAAAAGTAGCACGTCAAAGACAACATCAAATCTTTGTCCGCTGAATTTGTCAAAAGGTGAAAACATCCGAGCACGAACTGGAACACGTATGAACGCCATGCCACGGAAATCCACACGACCTCTTCAGTCTTTGGGTCTTCAGGGACGGTGTAAAAAAGGACATACCTTGTCCACAACGGCaagaactctctctctctctctctctctcacttcGTGAACAGGCAACCTTACAGTACCAACCAGAACAGAGTTGAACTGTCAAAGTTTGGTCGCAGAAAGCATGGCACGCAGAATTGTTCAACTGCACGCTCAAAATTGTTCGATACAAAATTGCATAAAAAAGGAATCTCAAACACGAACACAAAATGAAACAAGTCATGTTCGTAGAGATTTCCATTCATCCGGCTGTTCTTTTTTCCACAGATTAACCTGACAGCGAGCAAGAACTAATATGTACATACATGTCTGTTGCTTGTCAGTCAAAACAGTAAACGGAACTAAAAAAGAAGTACGAATAATTAGGCTGGGAAAAGAGGGGGGAAGtgatcaagattcaagaacagGGGAGAAACACAGAGCAAGAAGCTAATTCAGCTTTCAACTCCCCGTAAACAAATACGAGCTCCTGGTGTTAACTGATCGCGCTTCTGCTACCGACCCGACGCGTCTCTTCCGATCCAAGAACAAAATAACGTTACTTGCCTTTGCAAATCCGCTCCAATCCAGCTTGATATGtgaggagaagaggagggaggaggagctcagGCCTTGACGACGGTCATCATGCGCTTGAACTCCTCGAAGCTGACCATGCCATCACCGTCGCTGTCGACGAGTCGTATCATGTCGCGGCACTCGGCGACGGCGGGcctgccggcgccggagccggcgcggcGCATGCCGAGGGAGCCCAGCACGGTGCCGAGCTCCTCGGCGGAGATGAGCCCGTCCTTGTTGCCGTCGAAGACGTCGAACGCCTCCCGCAGGTCcctctcctcctcatcatcacaAGCTGGGAAGCGAATGCCAGAATCAATATCAAAATTAGGGTCTTCAGATTCACCAATAAATATGTTTGACTTGGTCAGAAAAGCGTTTCCAACCCATCTGAAAATAAATGAAGTCAATTTttattaaataaaaaattttaCTGTTAAGCACATCATATATTATGAAATAGTTAACTATNNNNNNNNNNNNNNNNNNNNNNNNNNNNNNNNNNNNNNNNNNNNNNNNNNNNNNNNNNNNNNNNNNNNNNNNNNNNNNNNNNNNNNNNNNNNNNNNNNNNCCACCGGGCACTccctgctggcggcggcggggtgctgGTGCTTCCGCTTCTTGGGTATGGAGTCGTAGAGCTCCCGGAACTCGTGGATGTCGATGAGCCCGTCGCTGTTGGCGTCGACGCGCGCCACCATGGCGGCGCCCTCGTCGGCGGACACGGCGATGCCGAGCCGGCGCAGCGACTCCTCCAGCTCGACCGCCGTGATgaagccgtcgccgtcgtggtcGAACGTGGAGAACACGATGCCCAGGTCCGTCTCCGGGTCGGGCCCGCGCgcctgcttcctcctcctcgccgcctcctcctcctctccctcgctGGCGCTCCCCTTGCCGGCGTCTCCGCACTTGACGTCGCCGACGCACTtcttggcggcggtggagcgcgAGGAGGTGGTGAGGGAGAAGAGGGCGCAGAGGCCGCCGAGGATGAAGAGCAGGAGCAGAGGCGCCatggaaggggagggagggaggggtggatGCGTTGCTTGCGGTTGCGCTTGGGGTCTCTTCGTCTCCGTGCGCGCGTGTGCGAATGGGAAGGGAGATCTGGACTGGAGGAAGAAAGACGGAGGAGGGCGTGGTTGATGGGGAGTATATGAGGAGAGCAGGAGGCGTCGACGACGGCGGAgtgtggaggtggtggtgcgtcGAGGGGGGAGGCAGTTGATGGCGATCGTGCGATGACCTGGTAGATCGTGGGTGGTTAAGACCCATTTCTTTTCGAAAAGCGGGTTTGCACTCCCACCCCTGAACAGAGCCGGTATTGCAAATGGAGCATTGGAGAATTGTACTCTACTCACAACAGGTTGTTTGGCTGGATttataaaccggctgaaaagctgaaacggctaatttATTATGAGTAAAAATATTGTtaggtggctgataagctgaagtgaacagaTTGAGCTTCGGCAGCGATTTAGGTCTCACTGACTTAGCATCAGGATAGCAGAGGATGGCAtattgggggtgtttgggaaacacctgttaaagtttaacacctgtcacatcggatgtttggatactaattaggagtactaaacataagctaattacaaaactaattgcacagatggattataattcgcgagacgaatctattaagcctaattagtccatgatttgacaatgtggtgctacagtaaccatttgctaatgatggattaattaggcttaatagattcgtctcgcgaattagcacaaggttctgcaattagttttataattagctcatgtttagtcctcctaattagcatccgaacatccgatgtgacactgttaaagtttagcacctcgtatccaaacagcccctaaaaaGAAGGGGGCGTGATGGCGATGGCTGATGGGGTGGAAGCGCGTCGGGCGCCACCGAAAACCGCGTGAAGATCCCCCATAAACAAAGTACACGCCGGACGGGTGGACGGACGGGGCCCTGCACGGGGCCTGACAGGCAGCGCATGCACGCAACGCACCCCAGCCATAATTCGCAGCCGCAGCCATAAAACGCGGGCGGCAACCAACGgggggcaggcaggcaggccgcgccggcgcgggcaACCCACGCCAACGGCACCGTCCCGTCCCGTTCCAGGTGCCCcgtcgcgcgcggcgcgcccccACCGCACGGCCGGCCGCGGGACGGCGACGCGCTGCCGCTTGTCCGTCCGAGGAGGCGCCGACGGGCGACGCAGGCCGCGGCAGCGCGGGGCGTGCGCCCGGCACGTTCGGCCCCGCTCCGTGGCGTGTGTTGCTGGTCGGCAACACGGGTGGCTGAGAGGAGCAGTTTTTGCTCCAGGTGCATAAACTATCTAAGACATCTGCATGAAgtctaagagcatctccaatgGTCTAGTAGCTCAATCAATTTTCTACTAGTTGAACAGTGCAATAAGTACTCCTTCCGTCCAGTTTTCATGGACGCATAAACAAGTTTCACTGAGATCAAGTAGGAGTTAACTCGCTCTTAAAATCGAACGCCCGGTTCTTTTGACGAGGCACAACGCCCCCTCTCGATTTTACTACAGCATGCGCGACGATCCGAAACCTCACTCTCTTATTTGCGCACATTCTTCTTCTCAGGCCGTCAGATGCGCATGCCGTCTCGTCTTCCTTGCAATGTTTGCTGTTCCTCCATCTCCCACGCAGCGCCGCGCCAATACGAACTCTCCATAGCTCCATGGCTCTATTTATACTCCCTCTGTGGTGATTGCGCCCAGGAGTCTCCATGGCTCTATTTATACTCCCTATGTGGTGAACTCTCCCCTGCGCACCTCTT
It includes:
- the LOC101773236 gene encoding probable calcium-binding protein CML30; the protein is MAPLLLLFILGGLCALFSLTTSSRSTAAKKCVGDVKCGDAGKGSASEGEEEEAARRRKQARGPDPETDLGIVFSTFDHDGDGFITAVELEESLRRLGIAVSADEGAAMVARVDANSDGLIDIHEFRELYDSIPKKRKHQHPAAASRECPVXXDDEEERDLREAFDVFDGNKDGLISAEELGTVLGSLGMRRAGSGAGRPAVAECRDMIRLVDSDGDGMVSFEEFKRMMTVVKA